The following coding sequences are from one Rhodobiaceae bacterium window:
- a CDS encoding taurine catabolism dioxygenase TauD, TfdA family, protein MSDVLGEPVQGKRAWTRADLDKDDGWNLVLSAAEIGELEQSARTLPDDLAAWVRMSRDDVKAPQLAATLQRASDEIENGFGFAKISGLDISRYDADMLHRTYWIIAVLLGNVITQNAKGELIGYVTDKIAGAPRGDNDRGYTSSDELRFHCDGGEVSALFCVRQAPTGGVNSIVSLLSVYNEILEKHPEHLETLYRGFPIYMRKEGNDARLGKVNERRIPCISEKDGRITAWVNLKLAELASSLSDSPFSESDMSALKIIEEVAEQEALKFDFRLAPGELIIVNNLSLMHKRSAFQDDPDPDKKRLLLRLWLNLYSRPEVHPNVAGVMKGFGDTPPIITAA, encoded by the coding sequence ATGAGCGATGTATTGGGTGAACCCGTCCAAGGAAAACGAGCCTGGACTCGCGCTGATTTGGACAAGGATGATGGCTGGAACCTGGTTCTTAGCGCAGCCGAAATCGGCGAACTCGAACAATCTGCCCGCACTTTGCCAGATGATCTCGCAGCTTGGGTCCGAATGAGCCGAGACGACGTCAAAGCGCCTCAGCTCGCAGCAACCTTGCAACGCGCTTCAGACGAAATCGAAAACGGCTTTGGTTTCGCAAAAATCTCCGGCCTCGACATTTCTCGCTACGACGCCGACATGTTGCATCGGACTTATTGGATCATCGCCGTTCTGCTCGGCAATGTAATCACACAGAACGCCAAGGGCGAACTGATAGGATATGTGACCGACAAGATTGCCGGTGCACCGCGCGGCGACAATGACCGTGGCTACACAAGCAGTGATGAACTGCGTTTCCATTGTGATGGGGGCGAGGTTTCCGCCCTCTTTTGTGTGCGGCAAGCGCCCACTGGCGGGGTCAACTCAATCGTTAGTTTGCTGAGTGTCTACAATGAAATTCTGGAAAAGCATCCTGAGCATCTGGAGACCCTCTATCGCGGCTTCCCTATCTACATGCGAAAAGAAGGCAATGATGCGCGGCTTGGGAAAGTGAACGAGCGGCGTATCCCATGTATCTCTGAAAAGGATGGACGCATCACCGCTTGGGTAAACCTCAAGCTCGCGGAACTCGCAAGCTCTCTGTCCGACAGTCCCTTTTCTGAAAGTGATATGAGCGCCCTCAAAATAATCGAAGAGGTTGCTGAGCAAGAAGCCCTCAAGTTTGATTTTCGTCTAGCACCGGGCGAACTCATCATCGTCAACAATCTGTCGCTGATGCATAAGCGCTCCGCTTTTCAGGACGATCCAGATCCCGACAAAAAACGCCTCTTGCTCCGCCTGTGGCTCAATCTCTACTCCCGCCCGGAAGTACACCCAAATGTCGCCGGTGTGATGAAGGGGTTTGGCGATACACCACCGATAATCACTGCGGCGTAG